The sequence AAAATAGATTTCATCAAGAAAGCCCTTAGAATTGCCTTCCTTTGAAATCTGTCTCTCAATTCGCGCATGGGAGTCTTGAGCCTCTCTTTGGCTGGTTCCGGGTACTTCCGATATTCCTCATAAGAAGGCGGAAATGCGTCAATGCAGTGCACCAGGAGATGTCCAATACCGTCTAATGCCATAAAGCCGTCATCATTAAGAAATCGGTTGCGGCCGTACAGAAAGATCTGCCACCGCTTGGCGCCTGACTTTACCGAGTGCGCGTCGCCAGATGGGTCGATGACATCCTTCTTGGCTTGCAAATCGTTCTGATAGTCCTTACTTAGGCCTAATTCGAGAGCAAAAAGTAAGGCATTGTCGTGTCCTTCCTGCCTTACCTGTTGCGCCCTCTCCGTTGTCATTGCTCGCCGTTTTCGCATCACTTCGGGTCTTTCCAAATGAGCAGTTCGTGGGACTCCTTGACATATTGTCCATTATTGGCTCGCACCCGATTCCCGCCGATCCGGGTTTCGCCCTGACCAAAGGTATATTGCCATCTTGGGGTAATCATCTCAAAGTCCCGATACCATTTCCGGATGGTGGTGCAGTCATTGTAAGAGAGGATGAACCCGCCGCGATGCTCCATCAATAGGTCGCGCAGAAGTCCATGCTTGAAGTTGTTGTGATGAATGGGGAAGTTCCGCTGCGGATACATGCCGCAAAACATTTTGCCGTCATCAAGATAGTAGGGCGGGTCGCAGTATAGGAAATCGTCGCGGTGGGAGGGCATTACAGTCTCAAAGGAAGACGCCTCGATCTTCATTGACGGCGCGCGAAAGAGCTGGACCTTCCGGGTGATCTTGGCATAGCGGTCGTTGTCCATATAGACCGACGAAGGCCAACTGAGGAATTGATGGCCGTAAGAGGTGCTGAAGGTAAAGAAGAAGACCGCGGCAAGTTCCAACGGATCCAGCGTCTTGCCTTCTTTCCAATGCTGGCGAAGCCGCTCCTTTTGCTGGGCAAAGGTTGCCCGGTCGGCCTTGAAC is a genomic window of Calditrichota bacterium containing:
- a CDS encoding DNA adenine methylase — translated: MESLQLTLPPLDLTGSLRREVPNKSTAPDHTFSSVRERFLRSLASSGKNPYKRYLGSPLRYAGGKSLAVGLIVERLPANVKRIVSPFIGGGSVEVACAVELGLEVVGYDIFDILCNYWQIQIAQPEALYRRLTGFKADRATFAQQKERLRQHWKEGKTLDPLELAAVFFFTFSTSYGHQFLSWPSSVYMDNDRYAKITRKVQLFRAPSMKIEASSFETVMPSHRDDFLYCDPPYYLDDGKMFCGMYPQRNFPIHHNNFKHGLLRDLLMEHRGGFILSYNDCTTIRKWYRDFEMITPRWQYTFGQGETRIGGNRVRANNGQYVKESHELLIWKDPK